The genomic window CTGGGTGCTGGCCTACGACCTGGACACCGTTCGGGACATCGACGCCGCCTACCCCTTCGACCGCGAAGTCGACGGCTACCAGTCCTACGTCACCTTCGTCTCCGACGAAGCGGTGCTCGACGAGCTTGCCGCACTGACCGGAGGGCCCGACGAGAAGATCGGCCGTGGCCAGGGCGTCATCTACTGGCAGGTCCCCAAGGGCAGCACGCTGGACAGCACCATCGGCCAGACCATGGGAAAGAAGCGGTACAAGTCGTCGACCACCACCCGGAACCTGCGCACCCTGGCCAAGGTGCTGAAATGACCCCCGACGGCGATTCCGCGCGACAGCGGGTCAGCCTCACCGGCGTCTCGGAGACGGCGCTGCTGACGCTCAACGCCCGCGCCACCG from Mycobacterium kubicae includes these protein-coding regions:
- a CDS encoding DUF1697 domain-containing protein — protein: MTKYAVFLRGVNVGGVNLKMAEVAAALTDAGFAAVRTVLATGNVVLESSSSVTAVRKKAEAALRDRFGYDAWVLAYDLDTVRDIDAAYPFDREVDGYQSYVTFVSDEAVLDELAALTGGPDEKIGRGQGVIYWQVPKGSTLDSTIGQTMGKKRYKSSTTTRNLRTLAKVLK